The sequence TCTACGCTCAGGAGTTGCACGAGATTGTATGTGAACGAATCGTAGTTATCTATCACGAGGATCATGCTGCCTCCGCCTACTTCGCCTTTTTCACCGCTTAAAAGAGTGCCCTGGCCTTGTTCAGCGTCTCTTCGTATTCCCTCTCCGGGACGGAGTCGCTCACCACACCTGCGCCGGCTTGAAGGTAGAGCTTATCCTCGACCTTGAAGAAAGTGCGG is a genomic window of Acetomicrobium sp. S15 = DSM 107314 containing:
- a CDS encoding chorismate-binding protein, translated to RTFFKVEDKLYLQAGAGVVSDSVPEREYEETLNKARALF